A single Dunckerocampus dactyliophorus isolate RoL2022-P2 chromosome 2, RoL_Ddac_1.1, whole genome shotgun sequence DNA region contains:
- the sstr2a gene encoding somatostatin receptor type 2, with the protein MALDQWSFLSPPPNMTIPEPLLYDSFLQGNESSLDLNMTGEMREPHQDKTSSVVITFIYFIVCAVGLCGNALVIYVILRYAKMKTVTNIYILNLAVADVLCMMSLPFIALQLALVHWPFGEVLCRVIMTVDSLNQFTSIFCLMVMSIDRYLAVVHPIRSTKWRKPRVAKLINLTVWGVSLLVILPTMIFSGLDKVPVCGIIWPEPQDVYYTAFIFYTFFIGFFLPLAVICLCYLLIIVKVKSSGMRVGSTKRKRSERKVTRMVSIVVAVFVLCWLPFYIFNVTSVTSSINPTSAVKSTFDFVVVLGYANSCANPILYAFLSDNFKKSFQKVLCLKKVAGLDEIERSDSRADRSRMVNNALIINANLEAHNAALLNGELQTSI; encoded by the exons ATGGCACTGGATCAATGGTCCTTCCTTTCACCTCCACCCAACATGACCATCCCTGAACCCCTCTTGTACGACAGCTTCCTCCAGGGGAACGAGTCAAGCCTGGACCTAAACATGACAGGCGAGATGAGGGAGCCTCACCAGGACAAGACCAGCTCAGTCGTGATCACCTTCATCTACTTCATAGTGTGCGCCGTGGGGCTCTGCGGCAACGCCCTGGTCATCTACGTTATCCTGCGCTATGCCAAAATGAAGACGGTGACCAACATATACATCCTTAACCTTGCAGTGGCAGACGTGCTGTGCATGATGAGCCTGCCGTTCATCGCCTTGCAGCTGGCGTTGGTGCACTGGCCCTTTGGCGAGGTGTTGTGCAGGGTGATCATGACCGTGG ACTCGCTCAATCAGTTCACCAGCATCTTTTGCCTCATGGTGATGAGCATCGATCGATACTTGGCCGTGGTACACCCTATTAGGTCGACAAAATGGCGCAAGCCCCGCGTCGCCAAGTTAATCAACCTGACAGTGTGGGGTGTGTCGCTGTTAGTCATCCTACCTACAATGATCTTCAGCGGTCTGGACAAGGTGCCGGTATGCGGCATCATTTGGCCCGAGCCCCAGGATGTCTATTACACCGCCTTCATATTTTACACCTTCTTCATTGGATTCTTCCTGCCCCTGGCTGTCATCTGTTTGTGTTACCTCCTCATTATAGTCAAG GTGAAATCATCAGGCATGCGCGTGGGTTCAACCAAGCGCAAGCGTTCAGAGCGCAAGGTGACACGGATGGTCTCCATTGTTGTCGCCGTCTTTGTCCTCTGCTGGCTGCCCTTCTACATTTTCAACGTCACCTCGGTCACCAGCTCCATTAACCCCACGTCTGCCGTGAAGAGCACCTTTGATTTTGTGGTGGTGCTCGGCTACGCCAATAGCTGCGCCAACCCCATCCTCTACGCCTTCTTGTCAGACAACTTCAAGAAGAGTTTCCAGAAGGTCCTGTGCCTGAAAAAGGTGGCGGGCTTGGATGAGATTGAGCGCAGCGACAGCAGAGCTGACAGGAGCCGGATGGTTAACAACGCATTAATCATCAACGCCAACTTGGAGGCTCACAATGCAGCGCTCCTCAATGGCGAGCTGCAAACCAGCATTTGA